The Aminithiophilus ramosus genome contains a region encoding:
- a CDS encoding DUF5693 family protein, which produces MNGNRHKVFWGALSLALLLSFPGLFQRWSVEEATHTVGLVAAYRDVAALADQEGIEDEEALGLLQEAGLTGLMVGDLTGKELSNGALPLWFGPKNGLPSTWSGALEGDSDGAVVWVRQGDLDVDLVRRHVVARFGDVPFYEGEEGALFLLPLSLSALEEAAVLPDFEGLALSKELALPILFRPAPSHGLDGSAAMAALGAVLDENAQVRALAPSGPVVTAYPNVELLAEVVRERKLPLAKVEFSRQVGAIPLEWRVFPSLLPLHSVTAEEIQSRGLDGRQIVERMVRAARERSLRLLVMRPVSYSGPQTMEAFRADLLAISRGMGRHGPRLGWPEPIPLWQAGLPDAVALALVLVFSAMVLLWRIGGRYGEVMGVLPALLLGFFAVALGVVTWKVPFVARVVGAFAVPLFASAACLAALEGWRTPWKGLLEGLFILLVGGVAVAAFFGTPYFMLRLKAFSGVKLTLLLPPLFVLFHDLKRKVHPEGLGDLLRRPPLWGEIFLLVLLLGGAAVVAIRSGNVESVPQWEIDLRDFLEQWLVARPRTKETFIGYPALILWYLFRRRDWLPSYREVLRIGSTLAFASAANSFCHFHTHLIFTLWRVGNGVFLGCLFGVLAAFIVLHLIEPAWRRWGRLLLD; this is translated from the coding sequence ATGAACGGCAATCGGCACAAGGTTTTCTGGGGCGCCCTCTCCCTCGCCCTGTTGCTTTCCTTCCCCGGTCTCTTCCAGCGCTGGAGCGTCGAGGAGGCCACCCACACGGTAGGTCTCGTCGCCGCCTATCGCGATGTGGCCGCGTTGGCCGATCAGGAGGGGATCGAAGACGAGGAAGCCCTGGGCCTCCTGCAGGAGGCGGGGCTGACGGGGCTCATGGTGGGCGATCTTACGGGCAAGGAGCTGAGTAACGGGGCCCTTCCCCTCTGGTTCGGCCCCAAAAACGGCCTTCCGTCGACCTGGTCAGGGGCTTTGGAAGGCGATTCCGATGGCGCCGTCGTCTGGGTCCGGCAGGGAGATCTCGACGTGGATCTCGTCCGGCGTCATGTCGTCGCCCGCTTCGGCGACGTGCCCTTCTACGAGGGAGAGGAGGGGGCTCTTTTCCTCCTTCCTCTTTCCCTTTCGGCTCTGGAGGAGGCCGCCGTCCTTCCCGATTTCGAGGGGTTGGCCCTTTCGAAGGAGCTGGCCCTTCCCATTCTCTTCCGTCCCGCCCCCTCTCACGGTCTCGACGGCTCCGCAGCCATGGCCGCCCTGGGCGCCGTCCTCGACGAGAACGCCCAGGTCCGCGCCCTGGCCCCGTCGGGACCTGTCGTCACGGCCTATCCTAATGTCGAGCTCCTGGCCGAGGTCGTGAGGGAACGGAAGTTGCCTCTGGCCAAGGTGGAGTTCTCCCGCCAGGTGGGGGCCATCCCCCTGGAGTGGCGCGTTTTTCCCTCCCTTCTGCCCCTCCACAGCGTCACGGCCGAGGAGATCCAGAGCCGTGGCCTTGACGGTCGTCAGATCGTCGAGCGGATGGTTCGCGCCGCCAGGGAGCGTTCCCTCCGCCTCCTCGTCATGCGTCCCGTCTCCTATTCGGGACCGCAGACGATGGAGGCCTTCCGCGCCGATCTGCTCGCCATCTCGCGGGGAATGGGCCGTCACGGGCCCCGTCTGGGCTGGCCCGAACCGATCCCCCTCTGGCAGGCCGGTCTGCCCGATGCCGTGGCGCTGGCCCTCGTCCTCGTCTTCTCGGCGATGGTTCTCCTCTGGCGGATAGGCGGTCGCTACGGCGAGGTCATGGGGGTTTTGCCCGCCCTTCTGTTGGGTTTTTTTGCCGTCGCTCTCGGCGTCGTCACCTGGAAGGTGCCTTTCGTCGCCCGAGTCGTCGGGGCCTTTGCCGTGCCCCTTTTCGCTTCGGCGGCCTGTCTGGCCGCTCTCGAGGGGTGGCGCACGCCCTGGAAGGGGCTCCTCGAGGGGCTGTTCATTCTCCTCGTCGGAGGGGTGGCCGTGGCGGCCTTTTTCGGCACCCCCTATTTCATGCTGCGTCTCAAGGCCTTCTCGGGCGTCAAACTGACCCTTCTCCTTCCGCCCCTTTTCGTCCTCTTTCATGATCTCAAGCGGAAGGTGCACCCCGAGGGGTTGGGCGATCTGCTCCGGAGGCCTCCTCTGTGGGGTGAGATTTTCCTCCTCGTTCTCCTTCTGGGCGGGGCCGCCGTTGTGGCCATCCGAAGCGGCAATGTCGAGTCCGTTCCCCAGTGGGAGATCGACCTTCGCGATTTCCTGGAGCAGTGGCTCGTAGCCCGACCGAGGACGAAAGAGACCTTCATCGGCTATCCCGCTCTGATCCTCTGGTACCTCTTCCGCCGGCGTGACTGGCTTCCCTCCTACCGGGAGGTGCTGAGGATCGGCAGCACTCTGGCCTTCGCTTCGGCGGCCAACAGTTTCTGTCACTTCCATACGCACCTGATTTTCACCCTATGGCGCGTCGGCAACGGTGTCTTCCTGGGCTGCCTTTTCGGGGTTCTCGCGGCCTTCATCGTCCTGCACCTTATCGAACCGGCCTGGCGGAGATGGGGACGGCTTCTTCTCGACTGA
- a CDS encoding class II fructose-bisphosphate aldolase, translating into MNVEGAAYGEMLRKRPLNVQAAYGGEPVGLVSGRDVFGAAKRVGAIMLAANARNPLTIKGVLRAAKKLDAAVVLELAKSESTYCASTYENMVEYAVRYSAELGHGVIFALHMDHYAVKSDEDLLRAISQIRMAMEKGWTSVAIDASHSPDWENLCFTRDVAMHVPPYIGLEVEVGEIKGAGEVSTPEEALFFVGGLNAWGVFPDLLAISNGSLHGTYDPSMGQVEGIDLEATKAIAEAIAPYGVSIAQHGISGTPLDKCGRFSHYGINKGNVATLFQNVLFGLKMDPETGNALTEGGSYVKEADRGVPAELWERIVAWADGKGYSRKSGDYKKANRPFGDEILALPRPVQDRIVDETQAWAERFIRAFRAEGTADAVLELMSARRDHNCAPERTILRSRSEFSPETAPDSRRGDGNDYSD; encoded by the coding sequence ATGAACGTGGAAGGTGCGGCCTATGGGGAGATGTTGCGCAAGCGTCCCCTGAACGTGCAGGCCGCTTACGGCGGCGAGCCCGTTGGCTTGGTGAGCGGTCGCGACGTCTTCGGCGCCGCCAAGAGGGTCGGAGCGATCATGCTGGCTGCCAACGCCCGCAACCCTCTGACGATCAAGGGCGTCCTTCGGGCGGCGAAAAAACTCGACGCCGCCGTCGTTCTCGAATTGGCCAAGTCGGAGTCGACCTACTGCGCCAGCACCTACGAGAACATGGTCGAGTATGCCGTCCGCTATTCGGCCGAACTGGGCCACGGCGTGATCTTCGCCCTTCACATGGATCACTACGCCGTGAAGTCCGATGAGGATCTTCTCAGGGCGATCTCCCAGATCCGCATGGCCATGGAGAAGGGGTGGACGTCGGTGGCCATCGACGCCTCTCACAGTCCAGACTGGGAGAATCTCTGTTTCACCCGTGACGTGGCCATGCATGTTCCCCCCTACATCGGTCTCGAAGTCGAGGTGGGAGAGATCAAGGGGGCCGGCGAGGTTTCGACGCCCGAGGAGGCCCTTTTCTTCGTCGGAGGTCTCAACGCCTGGGGCGTCTTCCCCGACCTTCTGGCCATCTCCAACGGCTCGCTTCACGGCACCTACGATCCCTCGATGGGGCAGGTCGAGGGGATCGATCTGGAGGCGACGAAGGCCATCGCCGAGGCCATCGCCCCCTACGGCGTCTCCATCGCCCAGCACGGCATTTCGGGAACGCCTCTGGACAAGTGCGGGCGCTTCTCCCACTACGGCATCAACAAGGGAAACGTGGCGACGCTCTTTCAGAACGTCCTCTTCGGCCTCAAGATGGATCCCGAGACGGGCAACGCCCTCACTGAAGGGGGAAGCTACGTCAAGGAGGCCGACAGGGGGGTTCCCGCCGAACTCTGGGAGCGCATTGTCGCCTGGGCCGACGGAAAGGGTTACTCCCGCAAGAGCGGCGACTACAAGAAGGCCAACAGGCCCTTCGGCGACGAGATCCTGGCCCTGCCCCGACCCGTTCAGGACCGGATCGTCGACGAGACGCAGGCCTGGGCCGAGCGTTTCATCAGGGCCTTCAGGGCCGAGGGGACGGCCGATGCCGTCCTGGAGCTGATGTCCGCCCGGCGCGACCACAACTGCGCGCCGGAGCGCACGATTCTCCGCTCTCGCTCCGAGTTTTCCCCGGAGACGGCTCCAGACAGCCGCCGGGGCGACGGCAACGATTATTCCGACTAG
- a CDS encoding Na/Pi cotransporter family protein, producing the protein MTLMQLLGGVGLFLFGIRLMGEALQDLAGDRLRRLIAALTKTPVRGVLVGTLVTILIQSSSGTTVMTVSFVHAGLMTLKQAVGVIMGANIGTTVTAQLIAFKIKDFALPIIALGVALSFIGRSKMRRYMGNGLIGFGLLFLGMTTMEEAMKFLAGRQDLFLAFSHHPVLAVLAGVGLTVLVQSSSATVGLTIAMASQGFLPLGAAIPILFGDNIGTTITAVLASAGSGREAKQAAASHVLFNVFGVLFFMLLLPVFTQVVLLTSDDIARQLANAHTLFNVSNTLLFLPFTTPFVKLIERLVPTQGIVHETGPRFLDRRLIAAAPAAAVDAVRMEMVRMGVLALEMLDFVREAFVNDDARRIDMVNENEKLVNELNREITRFAAELGQASLSSDLASVLSLYVNGIGDVERVGDHAQNIIELFEMKQDQHIEFSPTAMAEFTSMFDKTRGAFASSVEAIRLEALPDMAEVDRIEDEIDNDEKMLRKRHIGRLNAGVCSPAASVIFIDILSNLERIGDHSRNLALGVSDVVRLREGDISHGRS; encoded by the coding sequence ATGACCCTCATGCAGCTTTTGGGCGGCGTGGGACTTTTCCTTTTCGGCATCAGACTGATGGGCGAGGCCCTTCAGGATCTGGCGGGAGACCGCCTCAGACGGCTCATCGCCGCGCTGACCAAGACGCCTGTCCGGGGCGTCCTGGTCGGGACGCTGGTGACCATCCTGATCCAGAGCAGCAGCGGCACGACGGTCATGACGGTCAGCTTCGTCCACGCCGGGCTGATGACGCTCAAGCAGGCCGTGGGCGTCATCATGGGGGCCAATATCGGCACGACGGTGACGGCTCAGCTCATCGCCTTCAAGATCAAGGATTTCGCCCTGCCCATCATCGCCCTCGGCGTGGCGCTCTCCTTCATCGGACGCTCGAAGATGCGCAGGTACATGGGGAACGGCCTCATCGGTTTCGGCCTCCTCTTCCTGGGGATGACGACGATGGAGGAGGCCATGAAGTTCCTGGCCGGGCGTCAGGATCTTTTCCTGGCCTTCTCCCACCATCCCGTCCTGGCCGTCCTGGCCGGAGTGGGGCTGACGGTCCTGGTCCAGTCCAGCTCGGCCACGGTGGGGCTCACCATCGCCATGGCCTCCCAGGGGTTTCTCCCCCTGGGGGCGGCCATTCCCATCCTTTTCGGCGATAACATCGGGACGACGATCACGGCCGTTCTGGCCTCGGCCGGTTCTGGGCGCGAGGCCAAGCAGGCCGCAGCTTCGCACGTGCTTTTCAACGTTTTCGGTGTCCTTTTCTTCATGCTCCTCCTTCCTGTCTTTACCCAGGTCGTTCTGCTTACCTCCGACGACATCGCCCGACAGCTCGCCAACGCCCATACCCTCTTCAACGTCTCCAATACCCTTCTCTTCCTCCCTTTCACGACGCCTTTCGTCAAGCTCATCGAACGGCTCGTGCCGACGCAGGGCATCGTCCACGAGACGGGTCCCCGTTTTCTCGACAGGCGCCTCATCGCGGCGGCCCCTGCCGCCGCCGTCGACGCCGTCCGCATGGAGATGGTCCGTATGGGAGTGCTGGCCCTGGAGATGCTCGACTTCGTCCGCGAGGCCTTTGTCAACGACGACGCAAGAAGGATCGACATGGTCAACGAGAACGAGAAGCTCGTCAACGAGCTGAACCGCGAGATCACCCGTTTCGCCGCCGAGCTGGGCCAGGCCAGCCTCTCCTCCGATCTCGCCAGCGTCCTCTCCCTCTACGTCAACGGCATCGGCGACGTGGAGCGCGTCGGTGATCACGCCCAGAACATCATCGAGCTTTTCGAGATGAAGCAGGACCAGCACATCGAATTCTCGCCGACGGCCATGGCCGAGTTCACCTCCATGTTCGACAAGACGCGAGGGGCCTTCGCCTCCTCCGTCGAGGCGATCCGCCTCGAGGCCTTGCCCGACATGGCCGAAGTCGACCGCATCGAAGACGAGATCGACAACGACGAGAAGATGCTGCGCAAGCGACACATCGGCCGCCTCAACGCCGGTGTCTGTTCTCCGGCGGCGAGCGTCATTTTCATCGACATCCTGAGCAACCTCGAACGGATCGGCGATCATTCGCGCAATCTCGCCCTGGGGGTCTCCGATGTCGTCCGTCTCCGAGAGGGGGATATCTCTCATGGCCGTTCATAG
- a CDS encoding chemotaxis protein CheW: MKRRQRVRLRSGQKGSGEIMSERQIVVFSLGKEHFGVDIAGVREIVRFSGCRSLPGAPSFVLGLIQLRGELVTLVDLAARFALAPPERDDAQRKVIIVRQGTKQIGIVVDGVSEILRVDDDEIRPVDELAFMESPVDTSQITGVAAIDDRLVVLLDLARVLSERERERLESSLDG; this comes from the coding sequence GTGAAACGACGTCAGCGCGTCCGGCTCCGCTCCGGCCAGAAAGGTTCAGGTGAGATCATGTCGGAAAGACAGATCGTCGTTTTCAGCCTCGGCAAGGAACATTTCGGCGTCGATATCGCCGGCGTCCGAGAGATCGTCCGCTTCTCGGGATGCAGAAGCCTTCCCGGCGCCCCCTCTTTCGTCCTGGGCCTTATCCAGCTCAGGGGAGAGCTGGTGACCCTCGTCGATCTGGCGGCACGCTTTGCTCTGGCCCCTCCGGAGAGGGATGACGCTCAGCGCAAGGTCATCATCGTCCGTCAGGGGACGAAACAGATCGGCATCGTCGTCGACGGCGTCAGCGAAATTCTCCGCGTCGACGACGACGAAATCCGTCCCGTCGATGAGCTTGCCTTCATGGAGAGCCCCGTCGACACCAGCCAGATCACCGGCGTTGCCGCCATCGACGATCGCCTCGTCGTCCTTCTCGATCTGGCCCGGGTCCTCTCGGAAAGGGAGCGAGAGCGGCTGGAGAGCTCCCTCGACGGCTGA
- a CDS encoding ribonuclease J, translated as MAKSKTRRRRSGKSASGAADLRVIPLGGLGQIGKNCTVFEYGDDLVMVDCGLMFPEEDMLGIDYVIPDVSYVEERRENLRAIVVTHGHEDHIGALPFVLPRLDVPVYATKLTLGMIRNKLKEAAPAYEPRFHEIRAGDVVELGAFSFEFIAVCHSIPDGVGYALHTPLGTVVHTGDFKLDPTPIDGRVTDYGTFAELGRRGVLLLMSDSTNVERSGFTASERLVGRTLEELFRLHRNRRIVLATFASNLHRAQQVFDVAARFNRKVVLMGRSMINNVALARELGYVSVDESLLIAPQDVDKIPHNRLVVLTTGSQGEPFSGLVLMSKGEHHHIKLSEKDVVVVSATPIPGNEKLVSHTVNRLFACGCDVVYERERQIHVSGHAAQEELKMMLSIVRPRYFVPVHGEYRHLVRHNQLAQDTGVPARNTFLLLNGDVLQISADKAQIKGNVPFGSILVDGRVMGELEGSVMQERRDLSEEGILTVSVVLSTDGVLLRPVVTESRGFLHVDMAEELHREVRETVMKLVETAARKGSIDEEDLAQKIRGRVKDLVRRHTRSYPVIMPLISLVEV; from the coding sequence TTGGCTAAATCAAAGACAAGAAGGCGTCGAAGCGGCAAGAGCGCTTCCGGTGCCGCCGATCTGCGCGTCATTCCTTTGGGGGGACTGGGGCAGATAGGCAAGAACTGCACGGTATTCGAGTACGGAGACGATCTGGTGATGGTCGACTGTGGACTCATGTTTCCCGAAGAGGACATGTTGGGCATCGATTACGTCATCCCCGACGTGAGTTATGTCGAAGAGCGCAGGGAGAATCTCCGGGCCATCGTGGTCACCCATGGCCACGAGGACCACATCGGGGCCCTTCCCTTCGTCCTTCCCCGTCTCGACGTCCCCGTTTATGCCACGAAACTGACTCTGGGCATGATCCGCAACAAGCTCAAGGAGGCGGCCCCCGCCTACGAGCCCCGCTTTCACGAGATCCGCGCCGGCGATGTCGTCGAGCTTGGCGCCTTCAGCTTCGAGTTCATCGCCGTCTGTCACTCCATTCCCGACGGCGTCGGCTATGCCCTCCACACGCCGCTCGGGACGGTGGTCCACACGGGAGATTTCAAGCTCGATCCCACGCCCATCGACGGCCGGGTCACCGATTACGGCACCTTCGCCGAGCTGGGGCGAAGGGGTGTCCTGCTTCTCATGTCGGACTCGACGAACGTCGAGCGTTCCGGCTTTACCGCCTCGGAGCGCCTCGTGGGACGGACCTTGGAGGAACTTTTCCGCCTTCACCGTAACAGACGCATCGTCTTGGCCACCTTCGCCAGCAACCTTCACCGGGCCCAGCAGGTCTTCGACGTGGCGGCCCGTTTCAACCGCAAGGTCGTTCTCATGGGGCGGAGCATGATCAACAACGTCGCCCTGGCACGGGAGCTGGGCTACGTCAGCGTCGACGAGAGCCTTTTGATCGCCCCCCAGGACGTGGACAAGATCCCCCACAATCGCCTCGTGGTCCTCACGACGGGGAGTCAGGGAGAGCCCTTCTCGGGCCTCGTTCTCATGAGCAAGGGGGAGCACCATCACATCAAGCTCTCCGAAAAGGATGTCGTCGTCGTCAGCGCCACGCCTATTCCGGGCAACGAGAAGCTCGTGAGCCATACCGTCAACCGTCTCTTCGCCTGCGGCTGCGACGTCGTCTACGAGAGGGAGAGGCAGATTCACGTCTCGGGCCATGCGGCGCAGGAGGAGCTGAAGATGATGCTCTCCATCGTCAGGCCCCGCTACTTCGTCCCCGTTCACGGCGAATACCGTCACCTGGTGCGCCACAATCAGCTGGCCCAGGACACGGGAGTGCCGGCCCGGAACACCTTTCTCCTCCTCAACGGCGATGTCCTCCAGATCAGCGCCGATAAGGCCCAGATCAAAGGGAACGTCCCCTTCGGCAGCATCCTCGTCGACGGCCGGGTCATGGGCGAGCTGGAGGGGAGCGTCATGCAGGAGCGACGCGATCTCTCCGAAGAGGGGATTCTCACCGTCTCCGTCGTCCTCTCCACCGACGGAGTGCTTCTCCGTCCCGTCGTTACCGAGAGTCGAGGCTTCCTCCATGTCGATATGGCCGAGGAGCTCCATCGAGAGGTCCGCGAGACGGTGATGAAACTCGTCGAGACGGCTGCCCGCAAGGGTTCCATCGACGAGGAGGATCTGGCCCAGAAGATCAGAGGTCGCGTCAAGGACCTGGTCCGCCGCCACACGCGCAGCTACCCGGTAATCATGCCGTTGATTTCCCTCGTGGAGGTCTAG
- a CDS encoding CsgG/HfaB family protein: MRKKRVVLILLALPLLLLSAPQAQAKMKIAVLEFQNNATGGSAVDDAVRRGITDMLTTELVRTGAFSVYERSQLEGLAQEQRLAVSGLVDAGTAVSLGRLVGVQCIITGAITEFTSTTSGGAIPLLGVGVGIATGQTKAKVSLDVRVIDVETAEVRTSIREAGLADHSMSGAYLGGVVLGQGESGGLLSAATYDCVQKISQRLMRDLSPVAYNVLASSSSSVTVDVGSANGVQKGQIFRVYIETNPVIGIDGSLIDVEKETVALLKAEEVQGRYSKCSVAKGKGGELRRGDKIEFFFGDVEKEPLRSRSLEELSRIGTDAAPAAPYQPAPVPQTVAVESAPAPESAPAPSQVPLTGGTANTSDQTDVVDGYPIDGATKNAILISHKGGYYSYSNNQFSQAYKAFVNAFEAYEGNYLDAYWAARAAHKLGRKKDATQWLDKALKINPAYEPALEYRAKYKL; the protein is encoded by the coding sequence TTGAGAAAAAAGAGAGTCGTCCTCATTCTGCTGGCCCTGCCGCTGCTCTTGCTGTCCGCTCCTCAGGCTCAGGCGAAGATGAAGATCGCCGTCCTCGAGTTCCAGAACAACGCCACCGGCGGCTCGGCCGTCGACGATGCCGTCCGTCGCGGCATCACGGACATGCTGACGACGGAGCTGGTCCGGACGGGGGCCTTCTCCGTCTACGAACGAAGCCAGCTGGAAGGCCTCGCCCAGGAACAGCGTCTGGCCGTCTCAGGCCTCGTTGACGCCGGAACGGCTGTCTCTTTGGGACGCCTCGTCGGCGTTCAGTGCATCATCACCGGAGCCATCACGGAGTTCACCTCGACGACTTCGGGAGGAGCCATCCCTCTTCTCGGCGTCGGCGTCGGCATCGCCACGGGCCAGACGAAGGCCAAGGTCTCCCTCGATGTCCGCGTCATCGACGTCGAGACGGCCGAGGTCCGCACTTCCATCCGCGAGGCCGGACTGGCCGATCACTCCATGAGCGGAGCCTACCTGGGCGGCGTCGTCCTCGGCCAGGGTGAGAGCGGCGGCCTTCTCTCGGCCGCCACCTACGACTGCGTCCAGAAGATCTCCCAGCGGCTCATGCGCGACCTGAGTCCCGTGGCCTATAACGTCCTGGCCTCCTCCTCTTCCTCCGTAACCGTCGACGTGGGCAGCGCCAACGGCGTCCAGAAGGGGCAGATCTTCCGCGTCTATATCGAGACCAACCCCGTTATCGGCATCGACGGCAGTCTTATCGACGTCGAAAAGGAGACGGTGGCCCTCCTGAAGGCCGAAGAGGTCCAGGGACGCTACTCCAAGTGCTCCGTCGCCAAGGGCAAGGGAGGCGAGCTGCGCCGAGGCGACAAGATCGAGTTCTTCTTCGGCGACGTCGAGAAGGAGCCCCTGCGCAGCCGCTCCCTGGAGGAGCTGAGCCGGATCGGGACCGATGCGGCTCCGGCTGCCCCCTACCAGCCGGCACCTGTGCCCCAGACCGTGGCCGTCGAAAGCGCCCCGGCTCCTGAAAGCGCTCCGGCTCCGTCCCAGGTCCCCCTCACGGGAGGAACGGCCAACACCTCGGATCAGACCGACGTCGTCGACGGCTACCCCATAGACGGGGCCACGAAGAACGCCATCCTCATCTCCCACAAGGGAGGCTACTACAGCTACTCGAATAACCAGTTCTCTCAGGCCTACAAGGCCTTCGTCAACGCCTTCGAGGCCTACGAGGGGAACTACCTCGACGCCTACTGGGCCGCCCGCGCCGCTCACAAGCTGGGCCGGAAAAAGGACGCCACCCAGTGGCTCGACAAGGCCCTGAAGATCAATCCCGCCTATGAGCCGGCCCTGGAATACCGGGCCAAGTACAAACTTTAA
- a CDS encoding undecaprenyl-diphosphate phosphatase has product MAVHSLLLGVVQGATEFLPVSSSGHLALAQWLLGFDEAPLPFDLVLHMATMGATVLYFWRDIVDLVLEWLGGFVSARGRWSEGWRYGWAVAAGTVVTAFPALGLKPLVERMIHLPWAVGLALVLTASLLFAAGRLPRRGGQVVLSSGFFVGLAQGLAVIPGLSRSGATIVTGLATGLKSEEAFRFSFLLSVPAICGATFLELRSVGSWGDFTAALPSGWLVGAMAAFATGYFSLVLLRRVVTLGRWRGFSLYCLLLGLGTLALSVVRG; this is encoded by the coding sequence ATGGCCGTTCATAGTCTGCTTCTCGGCGTCGTCCAGGGGGCGACGGAGTTCCTTCCCGTCAGCAGCTCGGGGCACCTCGCCCTGGCCCAGTGGCTCCTCGGCTTCGATGAGGCGCCTCTGCCCTTTGATCTCGTGCTTCACATGGCGACGATGGGCGCGACGGTGCTCTACTTCTGGCGCGACATCGTCGATCTGGTCCTGGAGTGGCTCGGCGGGTTTGTCTCTGCCCGAGGCCGCTGGAGCGAGGGATGGCGCTACGGCTGGGCCGTGGCCGCCGGTACGGTCGTCACGGCTTTTCCTGCCCTGGGGCTCAAGCCTTTAGTGGAGAGGATGATCCATCTCCCCTGGGCCGTGGGGCTTGCCCTGGTGCTGACGGCGTCGCTGCTTTTCGCGGCAGGTCGCCTTCCCCGCCGAGGAGGGCAGGTCGTCCTCTCCTCGGGCTTTTTCGTCGGTCTGGCACAGGGATTGGCCGTCATCCCCGGCCTTTCCCGATCGGGCGCGACGATCGTCACGGGTTTGGCCACGGGGCTCAAGTCCGAGGAGGCCTTTCGTTTTTCCTTCCTCCTCTCCGTTCCGGCCATCTGCGGTGCCACCTTTCTGGAGCTGCGTTCCGTCGGGAGCTGGGGCGACTTCACGGCAGCCCTTCCGTCAGGATGGCTCGTCGGGGCGATGGCCGCCTTCGCGACGGGCTATTTCTCCCTTGTTCTTCTCCGACGAGTCGTTACACTGGGCAGGTGGCGCGGTTTTTCCCTCTACTGTCTCCTGCTGGGACTGGGCACCCTGGCCCTTTCCGTCGTCAGGGGGTGA
- a CDS encoding Maf family protein → MDSSLIVPLPSPPLVLASASPRRRELLSELGWSFSVEPSRVDETIPEGEPAASAVERLARLKASAVADRRAESCVVAADTVVAVGGLLLGKPRDRAEGRAMIGLLAGRTHDVFSGVALAWRGKVFSASERTEVTFRPLSESEVRGYVDTGEGDDKAGSYAIQGRGALLVTSIRGCYFNVVGLPLARLSLLLAEAGLSLERQWRFGSR, encoded by the coding sequence ATGGATTCTTCGTTGATCGTCCCTCTCCCTTCGCCCCCTCTCGTCCTGGCCTCGGCCAGCCCTCGTCGTAGAGAGCTTCTTTCCGAGTTGGGCTGGTCCTTTTCGGTCGAGCCCTCCCGCGTCGACGAGACGATTCCCGAAGGGGAGCCCGCGGCCTCGGCCGTCGAGCGCCTGGCCAGGCTGAAGGCTTCGGCCGTGGCCGATAGGAGGGCCGAGTCCTGCGTCGTCGCCGCCGATACGGTCGTCGCCGTAGGAGGGCTCCTTCTGGGCAAGCCTCGCGACAGGGCCGAAGGGCGCGCCATGATCGGCCTCCTTGCCGGAAGGACGCACGACGTTTTCAGCGGCGTCGCTCTGGCCTGGCGGGGGAAAGTCTTTTCGGCGTCGGAGCGTACGGAGGTCACCTTTCGTCCCCTTTCGGAGTCTGAAGTGAGGGGCTACGTCGACACGGGCGAGGGCGACGACAAGGCCGGTTCCTACGCCATACAGGGCCGGGGCGCTCTTCTCGTCACGTCGATTCGCGGCTGTTATTTCAACGTCGTCGGTCTGCCTCTGGCGCGGCTCAGTCTTCTCCTGGCCGAGGCGGGGCTCTCTCTGGAACGGCAATGGAGGTTCGGTTCACGATGA